In one window of Meleagris gallopavo isolate NT-WF06-2002-E0010 breed Aviagen turkey brand Nicholas breeding stock chromosome 4, Turkey_5.1, whole genome shotgun sequence DNA:
- the ELF2 gene encoding ETS-related transcription factor Elf-2, with product MTSAVIDTGGPGLEFDSTGMKNHEENEPVSEFPAVIVEPVPSARLEQGYAAQVLVYDDETYLMQDVAEEQEIETETVETVEASVHGSNVHCTDKTIEAAEALLHMESPTCLRNARSPVEVLVPPCVSTPEFIHAAMRPDVIAETVVEVPADESEPMDSSPVRTSPDIHERMKKKKAGRKPKSQQSSISDGSPDLGIKKKPREGKGNTTYLWEFLLDLLQDKNTCPRYIKWTQREKGIFKLVDSKAVSKLWGKHKNKPDMNYETMGRALRYYYQRGILAKVEGQRLVYQFKEMPKNIVVIDDDKNEPCSEDLSMPTDEKSLERVSLSAENLLKAATSARGGKNLSQLSCTRTEKAVTRVVNIASPAHDTSSSRPSTTTTTVPASSAPRTVRVAMQVPVVMTSLGQKISTVAVQSVNAGSPLITNTSPTTATTPKVVIQTIPTVMPTATENGDKITMQPAKIITIPATQLTQCQVQTKPGLTGSGSINIVGTPLAVRALTPVSIAHGTPVMRLSVPAQQASGQTAARVISAVIKSPEVKSDTAAVTQEREVKTLQLLQEEKTADGSKTVTHVVVVSTPSAIALPVTMKTEGILTCEK from the exons ATGACATCAGCAGTGATTGACACTGGAGGCCCTGGCCTGGAGTTCGACAGCACTGGAATGAAAAACCACGAG GAAAATGAGCCAGTCTCTGAATTCCCAGCTGTGATTGTGGAGCCAGTTCCTAGTGCCAGACTAGAACAGGGTTATGCTGCTCAGGTCCTGGTTTATGATGACGAGACTTATCTGATGCAAGATGTAGCAGAGGAACAAGAAATTGAGACTGAAACTGTGGAAACAG TGGAAGCATCAGTACACGGAAGCAATGTACACTGCACAGATAAGACAATTGAAGCTGCAGAGGCCTTGCTTCATATGGAGTCTCCTACCTGCCTGAGAAATGCCAGGAGTCCTG TGGAAGTTTTGGTCCCTCCTTGTGTGTCAACCCCAGAGTTCATCCATGCAGCCATGAGGCCCGATGTGATCGCAGAAACTGTGGTAGAGGTGCCAGCAGATGAATCTGAACCAATGGATTCATCTCCTGTTCGAACATCCCCTGATATCCATGAAcgaatgaagaagaaaaaag CTGGCCGTAAACCCAAGAGCCAACAATCGAGCATTTCAGATGGGTCTCCAGACCTAGGTATAAAGAAGAAACCTAGAGAAGGCAAAG GAAATACAACATACTTATGGGAGTTTCTTCTGGACCTTCTCCAGGACAAAAATACTTGTCCTCGTTATATTAAGTGGACTCAGCGAGAGAAAGGAATCTTTAAGCTGGTGGACTCGAAAGCTGTCTCCAAACTATGgggaaaacacaaaaacaaacctgaCATGAACTATGAGACCATGGGAAGAGCTCTGAG ATACTACTATCAAAGAGGAATCCTTGCCAAAGTTGAGGGACAGAGGCTTGTTTATCAGTTTAAGGAGATGCCAAAAAATATAGTTGTCATCGATGATGACAAAAACGAACCCTGCAGTGAAGATTTGTCAATGCCTACAGATGAAAAGTCATTGGAGAGAGTGTCTTTATCTGCAGAAAACCTCTTGAAAGCAGCAACCTCTGCACGTGGAGGAAAAAACTTGTCTCAGTTAAGCTGTAccagaacagaaaaagcagtcaCCAGAGTGGTGAATATTGCCTCACCAGCACACGATACATCATCATCTCGCCCCTCGACAACCACTACTACTGTCCCAGCATCGTCAGCTCCCAG GACTGTACGTGTGGCAATGCAAGTGCCTGTTGTAATGACCTCTCTGGGACAGAAAATTTCTACTGTGGCAGTACAGTCAGTAAACGCAGGGTCGCCGTTAATTACCAACACAAGTCCAACAACGGCAACAACTCCAAAGGTAGTAATCCAGACAATCCCTACTGTGATGCCAACAGCTACCGAGAACGGAGACAAAATCACGATGCAGCCTGCCAAGATCATTACGATCCCCGCCACGCAGCTGACGCAGTGTCAGGTACAAACAAAACCAGGCCTGACTGGGTCGGGAAGCATCAACATTGTTGGAACCCCGTTGGCTGTTAGAGCGCTAACCCCAGTGTCTATAGCTCACGGGACACCAGTGATGAGACTATCGGTGCCTGCGCAGCAGGCGTCCGGCCAGACTGCCGCCAGGGTTATTAGTGCAGTAATAAAAAGCCCGGAAGTGAAATCAGACACAGCAGCTGTAACACAAGAACGTGAAGTGAAAACGCTGCAGCTCTTACAGGAAGAGAAGACGGCAGATGGGAGCAAGACTGTAACCCACGTAGTAGTAGTTAGTACGCCCTCGGCTATCGCGCTTCCTGTgacaatgaaaacagaaggaatcCTAACGTGTGAGAAGTGA